The Harpia harpyja isolate bHarHar1 chromosome 10, bHarHar1 primary haplotype, whole genome shotgun sequence genome includes a region encoding these proteins:
- the LOC128147185 gene encoding zona pellucida sperm-binding protein 4-like: MGVVGQPRATFGAMLFWGFLGPLAFVVGAQGSVFSDPTLLACGQESLQLTLPPGWEGNASFVLTTWDTEGKAHTLQNDSDCGLFVSGTPDDSRKVSVSYTGCYIFEWDGNYFMLVGLEGTDAAGQKALHEEKLLRCPVDLPALDAPSSSVCSAVLSQDRLLCASLPISQGDCEVRGCCYDPRDRVKPCYFGNTVTAHCRPDGQFSIAVSRDVTLPPIILDSVQLASGHSTGCVPVMKNNAFVVYQFPLSACGTTFQVTGDQAIYENELVASRDVKTGSLGSVTRDSTFRLHVRCSYSITGSFIPLSVQVFTLPPLPPVSQPGPLSLELRIASDGSYTSYYTDSDYPVVKTLRDPVYAEVKILQRTDPDLVLVLHHCWATPSINPQQQLQWPVLVDGCPYAGDNYQTQLVPLSLASGLLFPSHYQRFTLYTFTFVDSISQEMLSGLVFLHCSASVCHRSVQVSCTTTCPARARGKRSAEHPLQDSASHVSSKGPVIFLQDELRWDTAKDGRGAAVHAVAPWALGFAAVATGAALCMVLVAAVLQQMKVPVTH; this comes from the exons ATGGGTGTCGTAGGACAGCCTAGGGCTACATTTGGAGCTATGCTCTTCTGGGGGTTTCTTGGTCCCCTTGCTTTTGTTGTGGGGGCTCAGGGAAGTGTTTTTTCTGATCCCACCCTGCTGGCTTGTGGCCAGGAAAGCCTGCAGCTCACCTTACCTCCAGGCTGGGAAGGGAATGCTTCCTTTGTGCTGACTACTTGGG ATACTGAGGGGAAAGCCCATACTCTGCAGAATGACTCTGACTGTGGGCTTTTCGTATCTGGGACTCCAGATGACTCCAGGAAAGTATCAGTCTCCTATACTGGCTGTTACATCTTTGAATGG GATGGCAATTACTTCATGCTGGTTGGGCTTGAAGGAACAGATGCTGCTGGACAAAAGGCTCTTCATGAAGAAAAGCTGCTCAGGTGCCCTGTGGACCTTCCTG CCCTGGATGCTCCAAGCAGTAGTGTCTGTTCTGCTGTCCTCAGCCAAGACCGGCTGCTGTGTGCTTCCTTGCCTATCAGCCAGGGAGACTGTGAAGTGCGAGGCTGCTGCTATGACCCTAGGGACAGGGTGAAGCCTTGTTACTTTGGTAACACAG TGACAGCTCATTGCAGACCAGATGGCCAGTTTTCTATTGCTGTCTCTCGGGATGTGACCCTGCCACCCATTATCCTGGACTCTGTGCAACTGGCCAGTGGACACAGTACTGGCTGCGTCCCTGTCATGAAAAACAATGCCTTTGTTGTGTACCAGTTCCCACTCTCTGCCTGTGGCACCACTTTTCAG GTGACTGGAGACCAGGCCATATATGAGAATGAGTTGGTGGCATCCAGGGATGTGAAGACTGGGAGCCTTGGCTCTGTCACTAGGGATAGCACTTTCAG GTTACATGTCCGCTGTAGTTACTCCATCACTGGGAGCTTCATTCCCTTGAGCGTTCAGGTCTTCACATTGCCACCGCTCCCTCCTGTGTCCCAGCCAGGTCCTCTGTCCTTGGAGCTGCGTATTGCCTCAG ATGGAAGCTATACTTCCTACTATACTGACAGCGACTATCCTGTTGTGAAGACTCTGAGAGACCCTGTTTATGCAGAAGTCAAGATCCTTCAGAGAACAGACCCAGACCTAGTTTTGGTCCTGCACCACTGCTGGGCCACACCAAGTATCAATCCCCAGCAACAGCTGCAGTGGCCTGTTTTGGTGGATGG GTGCCCTTATGCAGGGGACAACTATCAGACACAGCTGGTGCCTCTGAGTCTTGCCTCAGGACTACTGTTCCCCTCTCATTACCAGCGTTTTACCCTCTACACATTCACCTTTGTGGACTCCATTTCCCAAGAGATGCTCTCTGGGCTG GTGTTCCTGCACTGCAGTGCTTCAGTGTGCCACCGGTCTGTACAGGTGTCCTGCACCACCACTTGTCCTGCTAGAGCCA GGGGTAAAAGGAGTGCTGAGCATCCTCTTCAGGACAGTGCCTCTCATGTCTCCAGCAAAGGCCCTGTGATTTTCCTCCAGGATGAGCTAAGATGGGACACAGCCAAAGATGGCCGTG GAGCAGCTGTGCATGCTGTAGCCCCCTGGGCTCTGGGGTTTGCTGCTGTGGCAACTGGAGCAGCTCTCTGCATGGTGCTTgtggctgctgtgctgcagcaaatGAAGGTGCCTGTAACGCATTAA
- the LOC128147453 gene encoding cytochrome P450 2C9-like, with product MDFLGAATVVLLVCIACLLSFTAWRGRSGKGKMPPGPAPLPILGNVLQVKPKNLAKTLQKLSEEYGPVFTVHLGSDPVVVLHGHDAVKEALVDHTDEFAARGHMPIGDRANNGLGIVFSNNKEWLQVRRFALSTLRNFGMGKRSIEERIQEETEYLLEEINKTKGTPFDPTFMLSCAVSNVVCSIIFGKRFDYKDKKFLALMSNMNNTFEMMNSPWGQLYQMFSKILDYLPGPHNKIFTEFDALKAFVSEEVKMHQASLDPSSPQDFIDCFLRKMQEEKEHPNSSFHMKNLITSTFDLFITGTETISTTVRYGLLLLLKYPKMQEKVQEEIDQVVGRSRRPCVAHQTQMPYTDAVVHEIQRFISLIPLGLPHTVTKDTSFREYVIPKGTTVFPILSSVLHDSKEFPNPNEFNPGHFLNDNGTFRKSEFFMPFSAGKRICPGEGLARMEIFLLITTILQNFTLKPVVDPQELNITPTLSGTGNVPPAYQLCALPR from the exons ATGGACTTCCTGGGAGCAGCCACTGTTGTCCTCCTGGTTTGCATTGCTTGCCTGCTATCCTTCACAGCATGGAGAGGGAGGTCTGGAAAGGGGAAGATGCCTCCAGGACCGGCTCCCCTTCCCATCCTAGGTAATGTGCTGCAAGTGAAACCAAAGAACTTGGCCAAAACCCTCCAGAAG CTCAGTGAAGAGTATGGACCAGTGTTCACAGTGCACTTGGGCTCTGACCCAGTGGTGGTGCTGCACGGACATGATGCGGTGAAAGAAGCCTTGGTTGATCACACGGACGAGTTTGCTGCCAGAGGACACATGCCAATAGGAGACAGGGCTAACAATGGATTAG GGATTGTTTTTAGCAACAACAAGGAGTGGTTACAAGTCCGGCGGTTTGCTCTCAGTACTCTGCGCAACTTTGGAATGGGGAAAAGGAGCATTGAAGAGAGGATCCAGGAGGAAACTGAGTACTTGCTGGAAGAGATCAACAAAACAAAGG GAACACCTTTTGACCCAACCTTCATGCTGAGCTGTGCTGTCTCCAATGTCGTATGCTCCATCATCTTTGGGAAACGATTTGACTACAAAGACAAGAAGTTCCTGGCCCTGATGAGCAACATGAACAACACCTTCGAGATGATGAACTCCCCATGGGGACAG ctctACCAGATGTTCTCAAAGATCCTGGATTACTTGCCTGGCCCACACAACAAAATATTCACAGAATTTGATGCTCTAAAAGCCTTTGTGTCAGAGGAGGTGAAGATGCACCAAGCCTCCCTAGATCCCAGCTCCCCCCAGGATTTCATTGACTGCTTCCTCAGAAAAATGCAGGAG GAGAAAGAGCATCCCAATTCCAGTTTCCACATGAAGAACCTGATAACCAGCACCTTCGACTTGTTCATTACCGGAACTGAGACAATTAGCACCACTGTAAGATATGGGCTTCTGCTTCTTCTCAAATACCCGAAGATGCAAG AGAAAGTTCAAGAAGAGATTGATCAGGTAGTGGGACGATCACGAAGACCTTGTGTGGCTCATCAGACCCAGATGCCCTACACAGATGCAGTGGTCCATGAAATCCAGCGCTTCATCTCCCTCATCCCCCTGGGTCTCCCTCACACTGTGACCAAAGACACCAGCTTCAGAGAGTACGTCATTCCCAAG GGCACCACAGTCTTTCCCATCCTCAGTTCTGTCCTCCATGACAGTAAAGAGTTTCCAAACCCAAATGAGTTCAACCCTGGACATTTCTTGAATGACAATGGCACCTTTAGGAAAAGTGAGTTCTTCATGCCCTTCTCAGCAG GGAAGCGAATATGCCCTGGAGAGGGCCTGGCACGCATGGAGATATTCTTACTCATAACCACCATCCTGCAGAACTTTACCTTGAAGCCTGTTGTCGACCCCCAGGAACTCAACATAACCCCAACACTGAGTGGGACAGGCAACGTACCTCCTGCCTACCAGCTCTGTGCTCTCCCCCGCTGA